From Pleuronectes platessa chromosome 17, fPlePla1.1, whole genome shotgun sequence, one genomic window encodes:
- the slc22a16 gene encoding solute carrier family 22 member 16 yields MTVERIFDELGHFNRFQACLYFAAVFQATACGIHYLASVFLVETPNFVCSGPSNITDVLYGNLSGSSLEDFLPDFKSRTGVMVVRTAEGEQWELSRCHSAQRIDPIGFTYDFDGIKTVTACDGNFVYDHTEVEQSVVTEWDLVCDKEWLPKLCQPTFMMGVLIGALVFGDLADRVGRVKILMCTSICQFGFGVAVAFSGNYYFFMAVRFLLAMVSSGYLVVVFVYVTEFTGIKVRTWTSMHVHAAFAVGVMVVALTGYLVRVWWIYQIVLSTCTSPFLLFCWKFPETPFYLMAKGRYRDAQTLLDKIARFNGLECSLKAEELLEPEERENGTALLEQEEGKQPAKKLSILDLFRNWRMAGRTCTVWAIWFIGSLGYYVFSLGSVNLGGNQYMNLFLAGAVELPSYLVGCFAMDRIGRKKTCAPSLLLAGVACMLIIVVPPDIKWLAIVLSMTGKFAIAIAFGLIYLYTCELYPTIIRSLAVGSGSMMCRVGSVVAPFCVYLAEVWVYLPQLIVGILAFIIGVLTLLLPETLGKPLTTTLEEAEALGSKKKDGMEMNQFEAKA; encoded by the exons ATGACCGTGGAGAGAATATTCGACGAGCTCGGACATTTCAACAG ATTTCAGGCATGTCTGTATTTTGCAGCAGTCTTCCAGGCCACCGCCTGTGGGATCCACTACCTGGCGTCAGTTTTCCTGGTGGAAACCCCAAACTTTGTGTGCAGTGGGCCCAGCAACATCACGGATGTCCTGTATGGTAACCTGTCAGGATCGAGTCTGGAGGATTTCCTGCCGGACTTCAAATCAAGGACTGGGGTCATGGTGGTCAGGACGGCTGAAGGGGAACAGTGGGAGCTCAGCCGATGCCACTCTGCCCAGCGCATCGACCCAATTGGCTTCACATATGACTTTGATGGAATCAAAACAGTGACAGCCTGTGATGGAAACTTTGTTTACGACCACACTGAAGTCGAACAAAGTGTTGTGACGGAGTGGGACTTGGTATGTGATAAAGAATGGCTGCCCAAGCTGTGCCAGCCCACCTTCATGATGGGGGTGCTGATCGGAGCGTTGGTGTTTGGGGACCTCGCTGACAG agTTGGCCGTGTGAAGATTCTGATGTGCACCAGCATCTGTCAGTTTGGGTTCGGAGTGGCTGTTGCGTTCTCTGGAAACTACTATTTCTTCATGGCAGTCCGTTTCCTCCTTGCTATG GTGTCCAGTGGCTACCTCGTGGTGGTGTTCGTCTACGTTACCGAATTCACCGGCATCAAGGTACGCACATGGACCTCCATGCACGTGCACGCAGCCTTTGCAGTTGGGGTCATGGTGGTGGCTCTGACTGGTTACCTGGTGCGGGTCTGGTGGATCTACCAGATCGTCCTCTCTACCTGCACCtcgcccttcctgctcttctgcTGGAAGTTCCCTGAGACGCCCTTCTACCTGATGGCCAAGGGCCGTTACAGGGACGCCCAGACGCTGCTGGACAAGATAGCCCGCTTCAATGGCCTGGAGTGCAGCCTGAAggctgaggagctgctggagccggaggagagggagaatggCACAGCTCtgctggagcaggaggaagggaaGCAGCCGGCGAAGAAGCTGTCCATCCTGGACCTGTTTCGAAACTGGAGGATGGCGGGCCGTACGTGCACAGTGTGGGCGATCTGGTTCATCGGCAGTCTGGGCTACTACGTTTTCTCTTTAGGATCCGTCAACTTAGGAGGAAACCAATACATGAACCTCTTCCTTGCTG GTGCAGTGGAGCTCCCCTCTTATCTGGTTGGTTGTTTTGCAATGGACAGGATCGGAAGGAAGAAGACTTGTGCCCCATCCCTGCTCCTGGCGGGGGTCGCTTGTATGCTCATCATTGTGGTTCCCCCT GACATCAAGTGGCTGGCCATCGTTCTCAGCATGACGGGGAAGTTTGCCATCGCCATCGCCTTTGGTCTCATCTATCTGTACACGTGTGAGCTCTATCCAACCATTATCAG GTCTCTGGCAGTGGGTAGTGGCAGTATGATGTGCCGCGTCGGCAGTGTGGTAGCCCCCTTCTGTGTGTACCTGGCTGAAGTCTGGGTCTACCTACCTCAG CTCATCGTGGGAATCCTTGCATTTATTATCGGAGTGCTCACATTGCTGTTGCCTGAGACCTTGGGCAAACCTCTAACAACCACCTTGGAGGAGGCAGAAGCTCTGGGGTCTAAGAAAAAGGACGGGATGGAGATGAACCAATTTGAGGCCAAGGCCTGA